From the genome of Mya arenaria isolate MELC-2E11 chromosome 5, ASM2691426v1:
TTCCGGTGTCACGTGACTTTTGTTTACAACGTATTTTGACATTTCGTGATTCATCTAGAATACACTTGTTAATCATGtagattcaatatataaataagccCACGTGACAGTTTGTCGGCCAGTTTAGACCTACAATTGGTCGGAAACTGGCTGATTAACCTGTTGATGTTCAAACACGGCTCATTACGCATGTGGAACCCGTGACAGTACAGATTTGACTAACTACCAAGTTGACAGTCAAACTCTAAGAGGAACTAAGCGAAAACGGTCAGATTCCCACAATCCAGAGACAGAGAAAAGAGGAggtttattacaaaaaataaagagaGCTGCAATGACAATTGTAGGGAGCATTTTTCCCGAGCACTCGCCTTGGGATTCATTGTGGAGTTGGCAACCTGGACACAGACAACCACATTGGAACAGTTTTGAAGGATGGAGAGATCACGCCAGTCATTCTCGAACTGGTTAGAGTTTGTTTTTTGCTATTTATGCTCAAAATGTTTCGATACTTACATACGCATGCAATGAACTCATTGAAAACTAACATACATACTTTAATTATAGATCAATGTATCCACATTTTGGCTTGGCTTGGCTTGTGAAATGATAATTATAGGAAATGTCAATCTTTAATTACGAACAATATAGAATCAATTACAGGGAAACGTTTTATGACAGATAAGATGGCCATTTGCTCTAAATACTATTTGATCATTTCACTTTCATTTCATGCAATTAATCAATTGTTGTCATCTAGAATCAGaacatatttctttcttttgtaCATTTTCAGAAATAGAGATACCTATCCAAATTGTTGACAGTGATCATTTTGACTCTTCTGATGAGTGGTCTGATGTAGACGACTATGATATGAACAACAGTTCAAGAAGGGCCAGCAAAAGATCACGGGACGAAACATCAAAATTCCCAACAGAAAACGATGAACTATTAGCAGCTTCCTTGAATCTTGACAATTATGAGAGTAGTGATGATCCTTTTAGGAGGAATTTGAGACGTAAGCCTTTGAGAGAGGAAACTAGAAGTAGCTCATACAATACAAGAAGTCATGGTGTCAAGTCTAGCGAAACAATTTGTAtagatgttgatgatgatgagaaAGAGATAAATGGAACATCTAACTACTCTGTGTATCAGTACTTGAAAGGTTTTCTAAACAGCCAAGGTCGACAAATTGATGGCATCAAAGGAGATGGAAACTGTTTCTTTCGtgctttaagtaaaattatttatgggAACCAGAAGTATTACAATGAAATAAGACAGGCTGTTGTTGATGTCATAGAAAAGCATCCAAAGAAATTTGAAGCATTCACTGATGGTCCTATATCAGAACATATTGCGGATATCCGTGTTGACAAAACATGGGGTACGCAAACAGAAATCTACGCAGCCGCAACTTTGCTTAACAGGGATTTCTACATTTTGTCACCAGATAATACGGGTGAAACTTACAGATGGCTGCTCTTTCAACCCCAAGTGAAGTTGCGTAAAACAAACAACCTCACTGGTTGCGATTGTTGTATAACAATCTGCCATACGCATGGAAATCATTATGATAGAATTGCCCCTCTCTCAGGAAAGTGTAACTGCGAGCTGGGTCCTCCAGAAATGTCAGGGATAAAAGGACAGATTGACTTAACTTCGGAGGATGAGATTGTATAGCTCGTATGGAAAGTCAAGATAATTTTCTTGTTTGTCGTTGTGCTAGGGCTTATTATGTAGTCTAAATAGAACAATTCACTTTATTCGACTTTATACCAATATTGTCtatctctatatatatatatgtatgtatatatacacattgttatcaGGACCTTCCCcataaaattattcaaacacAACTTATGTCAGTGGGGGTTTGGGGTGCCCCCTTCCGCAATGAGAACTTTTTTAGATTTTGAAACTGTATATCATAAGGTGTGTTCTGGCataaaaatgtgatttatttgaaatcttttctctatttttttcaatacatcTTGATGATCAAATTATTATATACCCAGTCTTAAACACTATTGTCACACTTTCTAGTGGGTGCTGTAATAATCATGATTTATAGATGTAATTATATAGTTAATGTAGTGACgtcttttaaaagtttaaacctTTAGAAATGACTGGTGGTCAAGAAATGCAGGTAgataattgaatacaaaatactCAGTGTAAGCCAAGAAAAGATTCCCTTAGGATAAGTTGCAGCTGTTTATTTATGATCGTATGTCATTGTAGCCCATTCacagattgttttatttataatacagaAAGGTGACTCTTGCTTGGTTAAATTTTGTCATGTGCTTGCGttgtaaatagttttaaaatgcttGGTGTAAATGTGCTTTATTTATTGATCATTGTTCATTTGtactttaacattttattaaagtcTAAGTTTTAagttgtgattttgtttattttatgttaatgtcTAAGTCAGAGACACTTAACTGTGCCCTATAATTTGACTTTAATGTCTGTACATTTCTGGTATATTCTATGCATATTTTATCTTTGCTTTTTTCTTATGCCATTTGATCAGGGATGTGCTAATTAACATTAAAGGTATTTTAGAAAGTGCCTTGACATTTAACAGAAagaaaatgtattcatcattttttatacagCATTAAGTCATAAGCAGGACTGGTGGACAAAGTTTCCACTAACAAACGAGGAAAAGACTTTATGCATATGGTAGAGTTTTAACTGAAGAGTTGTTAAAGGGCTCCACACCATGTCTTtcttggtagcacccttctgccccaATGGGGACAAGTATGGGCTTAATAGCTGTTTAAGACTGTcaaatagtttttttgttttgattgaaatttataaacataaataaaaagaatttttttacataattatttggcagttgaaatcTAATATATCTtcaatttaacacaatttttaaCACTCTGTCAAATTGATAATGTACAAGTTCTTTACAACCAGACATCAAGTGCTCTTTTCTCCCTGAGCATTGAGTTGTCCCTCTTCTGCTTGCAACCTGCCCTTTTTTAAAACCTTGCTATAACTCTCCATATGGCGTCTACTGCACAGGAGCTATCTACATGTACCAGACTAGATGTACATGTAACTAGATACCAGAcaattttcttgcaattgtatcatctggtgacTAGTCCCTTTAGACTTTGGAAGGAGCTCACCTCATAAATATTTGTAGTCCCGGTGTAAAATTAAGTACATCTACCATTGCATTTAAGCTATGCATGCAATGTCACCATAAGATGTAGAAAGAAACCCAACATCAGAGAACGTTCCCGTTAAACTGTGGAAGGAGCTCACTTCACAAACATTTGTAGTTGCAGCctgtatgtatgtgtaaaatTAAGTACACAGGAACATACCTCGAAGACTAATGTTGACTAGGTTGTTTATCATGAAAATATGCCAAGCACTAGTTAATTTTAGGAtgtcactgtatgaagtttcagAACAAGCCATCTTACATTGTGGAAGAAGTTTTAATGAGAAACTTTTAAGAAGGGCAATTTAGTTGTACAATTGATGCATGCACAAAAGGAAGTATTAATTTTAgtgcattgttattttcttaactcatttgactttaatgatcaaaacaaaaacaaaaaagatttgtgtacagataaggaaatatttagtgttatttttgcacatttttaacTGGGGattttgtggccacgtagctattaattggaAACCCCATTGCAAAAGAGCTAATAATTTTGCCATAGCTTCGAAACGGACTGGCCACAATGAAAATTGTGTTAGGCATTAGTACATTTCATGATGTTCATGTGTACCAAGATTTAGAACAATCAATTTACTTTTGCAACAGACTGACCAATCAAACAACCATATGGTAACTCCAATGTACACCTCTTCATACTTTGTTTGCTTTAGGGTGGATGTTGGGTATAAATTAAATACTGCAGCAGACACTTCACCAGGGTGATGTCTTTGATCTTGAGAATTGACTGCAAAATCTACTAGTTAAATGACTCTGCGTCATACCATTCTTTAGTGATTGTATGGACTAtctcacaaaaaaaatattattacctTGATCGACTGATCCCAAAATCACTAGGGGTCAGCTAACCTTCAAGGACAACAATTCAATCTCATACAATTAAGAAGTCAAACTGTTCACAAAGTTAAGTATGatgaatgtgaccttgacctttcatcTACTCACCAAAAGTAACTTTAGGCCCATTGACATAATCATTTGTGCCAACCTGTAATCGATCGGTTGAATTCACAAGAAAATCAAGCCACTGACCAATATCATACTGGCTTGTAACTttgcatatgaataaatgttaatcaaaacatttaatgtgCCTGTTGAGATCATCTACTTGTCATGAGCAATCTACCACTCAAGTTTCATGATCTTGGGTCAAaccattttcaatttatttagaGGGTAATTTTTCCAAAGAATGATGATAGTGATCTTGATTCTGATTCAAAACAATGCAGTCAACCTTGTCAACACAGCCCTGTAGCTTTATGAACCTTTGTCAAATTGTTCTAGTTATTGTGGGGATTAAGTTTTCCAAgcaatgcaatgttttttttctttgaaattctttccctaaaacaataggggtcatcacaAACTTTTGAAGTACCATCACCAACTGGTCCCATGACCCTTGATTAAACCGCTGTCTGTTATTGTGCAGTTTTCAAATCACTGTGATGACCTTTCACCTCCTGAGCCCATAGCTGAAGATCATTTACTTGTCAATATCTAttcatcagataatgttcatAGCCAAGATCAATACCTTCCAGATTGAATATGGATTTTAAAAACACTGCTAgttttgacctactgacccaaACAAAGGAAAATTCAGTATTTTCATCattcagtgaccttgacctttgatccccAAACAAACGGGTCATCAACTTGTCAGCTGGCATAGAAAAGGAGCATTCAAATTACAGTTTCATTTTGATTATGACTGTTCATTGACATTACTGATAATATTTGCAATACTGCCAGTCAATACATGAGTTCCAAATGCAGGTACATGCATGTTAGTCTTCTGAGATAAAACTAAG
Proteins encoded in this window:
- the LOC128234595 gene encoding uncharacterized protein LOC128234595, whose translation is MTIVGSIFPEHSPWDSLWSWQPGHRQPHWNSFEGWRDHASHSRTEIEIPIQIVDSDHFDSSDEWSDVDDYDMNNSSRRASKRSRDETSKFPTENDELLAASLNLDNYESSDDPFRRNLRRKPLREETRSSSYNTRSHGVKSSETICIDVDDDEKEINGTSNYSVYQYLKGFLNSQGRQIDGIKGDGNCFFRALSKIIYGNQKYYNEIRQAVVDVIEKHPKKFEAFTDGPISEHIADIRVDKTWGTQTEIYAAATLLNRDFYILSPDNTGETYRWLLFQPQVKLRKTNNLTGCDCCITICHTHGNHYDRIAPLSGKCNCELGPPEMSGIKGQIDLTSEDEIV